A genomic stretch from Serratia entomophila includes:
- the gabD gene encoding NADP-dependent succinate-semialdehyde dehydrogenase, giving the protein MSMHFSTTLKDPALFREANYIGGQWLPIKDGQAIEILNPATGEPVGRVPAFGAEETALAIAAAKKAQPAWRALTAKERAGKLRKLFELMMENQDDLARIMTAEQGKPLAESRGEIAYAASFIEWFAEEGKRVYGDTIPQNQSGRRIIVQKEPIGVFAAITPWNFPAAMITRKAGPGWAAGCTGVIRPASQTPFSALAIAVLAERAGLPAGVCNVITGPSKAIGGELTANPDVRKLSFTGSTEVGAQLLAQCAPTIKKTSMELGGNAPFIVFDDADLDAAVAGAVASKYRNAGQTCVCTNRFLVQDGIYDAFAARLKAAVAKLKVGNGMDDGVTLGPLINQEAVEKVSEHIADAVKHGASVLLGGEPHALGHNFYAPTILTDVPREAKIFREETFGPVAPLIRFTHEDEAIELANDTPFGLASYFYSRDIGRVMRVAEALEYGIVGINEGLISTEVAPFGGMKNSGLGREGSKYGIEDYLEIKYLCLGGLSA; this is encoded by the coding sequence ATGAGCATGCATTTTTCGACCACCCTCAAAGATCCCGCGCTGTTCCGCGAAGCTAACTACATCGGCGGGCAATGGCTGCCGATTAAAGACGGTCAGGCGATCGAGATCCTCAACCCCGCCACCGGCGAACCGGTCGGCCGCGTGCCCGCCTTCGGCGCAGAAGAAACCGCGCTGGCGATCGCCGCCGCGAAAAAAGCCCAACCCGCCTGGCGCGCATTGACCGCCAAGGAGCGCGCCGGCAAGCTGCGCAAGCTATTTGAACTGATGATGGAAAATCAGGATGATTTGGCGCGCATCATGACGGCGGAACAGGGTAAACCATTGGCCGAAAGCCGCGGCGAGATCGCCTATGCGGCGTCCTTTATCGAATGGTTCGCCGAGGAAGGCAAACGGGTCTACGGCGATACCATCCCGCAAAACCAGTCGGGGCGACGCATCATCGTGCAAAAGGAACCGATCGGCGTGTTCGCCGCCATCACCCCGTGGAACTTCCCGGCGGCGATGATCACCCGTAAAGCCGGCCCCGGCTGGGCGGCAGGCTGCACCGGGGTGATCCGCCCCGCCAGCCAGACGCCGTTTTCGGCGCTGGCCATTGCCGTGCTGGCGGAGCGCGCCGGATTGCCCGCCGGGGTGTGCAACGTGATCACCGGCCCCAGCAAGGCCATCGGCGGTGAGCTGACCGCCAACCCCGACGTGCGCAAGCTGTCTTTCACCGGCAGCACCGAGGTGGGTGCGCAGCTGCTGGCGCAGTGCGCGCCGACCATCAAAAAGACCAGCATGGAACTGGGCGGCAACGCGCCCTTTATCGTGTTCGACGACGCCGACCTGGATGCCGCGGTCGCCGGCGCGGTGGCGTCAAAATACCGCAATGCCGGCCAGACCTGCGTCTGCACCAACCGTTTCCTGGTGCAGGACGGCATATACGACGCCTTCGCCGCCAGGCTGAAAGCTGCGGTGGCAAAGCTGAAGGTCGGCAACGGCATGGACGACGGCGTCACCCTCGGCCCGCTGATCAATCAGGAAGCGGTGGAGAAAGTCAGCGAACATATCGCCGACGCCGTCAAACACGGCGCCTCGGTGCTGCTGGGCGGCGAACCGCACGCGCTGGGCCATAATTTCTATGCCCCGACCATCCTGACCGACGTGCCGCGCGAGGCCAAAATCTTCCGCGAAGAAACCTTTGGCCCGGTCGCCCCGTTGATCCGCTTCACCCATGAAGACGAAGCCATCGAACTGGCCAACGACACGCCGTTCGGCCTGGCTTCTTACTTCTACAGCCGCGATATCGGCCGGGTGATGCGGGTGGCCGAAGCGCTGGAATACGGCATCGTCGGCATCAACGAGGGGCTGATCTCCACCGAAGTGGCGCCGTTCGGCGGCATGAAAAACTCCGGCCTGGGCCGCGAAGGGTCAAAATACGGCATCGAAGACTATCTCGAGATCAAGTATCTCTGCCTCGGCGGCCTGAGCGCCTGA
- a CDS encoding (R)-mandelonitrile lyase has protein sequence MKIQRSGSLPSQRGPENYFTGQVRIDAPFAGTEPARVGGATVTFEPGARTAWHTHPLGQTLIVTQGRGWIQVWGEAVQEMNQGDIVWIPEGVKHWHGATPDTAMTHIAIAESLNGSPVTWMEKVTDAQYQR, from the coding sequence ATGAAGATTCAACGCAGCGGTTCCTTGCCTTCCCAACGCGGCCCGGAAAACTACTTTACCGGCCAGGTGCGCATCGACGCCCCTTTCGCCGGCACTGAACCGGCCCGGGTAGGCGGCGCCACCGTCACCTTCGAACCCGGCGCCCGCACCGCCTGGCATACCCATCCGCTTGGCCAGACGCTGATCGTCACCCAGGGGCGCGGCTGGATCCAGGTGTGGGGCGAAGCGGTCCAGGAAATGAACCAGGGCGATATCGTCTGGATCCCGGAAGGGGTGAAGCACTGGCACGGCGCCACGCCCGACACCGCCATGACCCATATCGCCATCGCCGAGTCGCTGAACGGCAGCCCGGTGACCTGGATGGAAAAGGTCACCGATGCGCAGTACCAACGCTAG
- a CDS encoding LysR family transcriptional regulator — MLKENFSDLIAFLMVARERSFTKAAAKLGVSQSALSHGIRGLEERLALRLLTRTTRSVAPTEAGERLVNSIGPHFAQIENELDALSEMRDRPAGNIRLTAGEHAVDSVLWPVLRSFLADYPDINVEITVDNTLTDIVAGRFDAGIRLGEQVAKDMVAVRIGPQMRMVPIASPAYFAQFGVPNGPQDLQNHRCINMRLPTMGGLYAWEFERDGREIKVRVDGQLTFNSLRQRIDAALFGLGIAFVPEDTVTQELASGRLRKVLEEWCPAFPGYYLYYPSRRQHTTAFALLVNALRYRA; from the coding sequence ATGTTAAAAGAGAACTTTAGCGATTTGATTGCTTTCCTGATGGTAGCCAGAGAACGCAGCTTTACCAAGGCGGCGGCCAAGCTCGGCGTGTCGCAGTCCGCGCTCAGCCATGGCATCAGGGGGCTGGAGGAGAGGCTGGCGCTGCGGTTATTGACCCGCACCACCCGCAGCGTCGCCCCCACCGAGGCCGGAGAGCGGCTGGTGAACAGCATCGGCCCGCACTTTGCGCAAATTGAGAACGAGCTGGACGCGCTGAGCGAAATGCGCGATCGGCCCGCCGGCAATATCCGCCTCACCGCCGGGGAACATGCCGTTGATTCGGTGCTGTGGCCGGTGCTGCGATCGTTTCTCGCCGACTATCCGGATATCAACGTGGAAATCACCGTCGACAATACCCTGACAGATATCGTCGCCGGGCGCTTTGACGCCGGCATTCGTCTGGGCGAACAGGTGGCAAAAGATATGGTGGCCGTGCGCATCGGGCCGCAAATGCGCATGGTGCCCATCGCGTCACCGGCTTACTTTGCGCAATTCGGCGTGCCCAACGGCCCGCAGGATCTGCAGAATCATCGCTGCATCAATATGCGGTTGCCCACCATGGGCGGCCTTTATGCCTGGGAGTTTGAACGCGACGGCCGCGAAATCAAGGTGCGGGTCGACGGCCAGCTGACCTTCAACAGCCTGCGCCAAAGGATCGACGCCGCGCTGTTTGGCCTCGGCATCGCCTTTGTACCGGAAGACACCGTCACGCAAGAGCTGGCGAGCGGCCGCCTGCGCAAGGTGCTTGAGGAATGGTGCCCCGCGTTCCCCGGCTACTACCTCTACTACCCCAGCCGCAGGCAGCACACCACCGCCTTCGCTCTGCTGGTCAATGCATTGCGCTACCGGGCTTAA
- a CDS encoding aldo/keto reductase, whose product MQKRKLGNGGLEVSALGLGCMGLSFGYGPATDRRQAIELIRSAVDDGVTFFDTAEIYGPFINEELLGEALAPVRDRVVIATKFGFELPQPDGKQVLNSRPEHIRQAVEGSLRRLRVESIDLLYQHRVDPAVPIEEVAGTVKQLIQEGKVKHFGLSEAGAQTLRRAHAVQPVTALQSEYSLWWREPEREILPTLAELGIGFVPFSPLGKGFLTGAINENTAFDSSDFRNQVPRFSAEARRANQALVAVLGQIAEQKGVTPAQISLAWLLAQQPWIVPIPGTTKRHRLEENLGAAEIALTAGELADIGVALAAIEVQGDRYPAHLQQNVGR is encoded by the coding sequence ATGCAAAAACGCAAATTGGGCAACGGCGGGCTGGAAGTCTCGGCGCTGGGCCTCGGCTGTATGGGCCTGAGCTTTGGTTACGGCCCGGCGACGGATCGGCGGCAGGCGATCGAACTGATCCGCTCGGCGGTCGACGACGGCGTGACCTTTTTCGACACGGCGGAGATTTACGGGCCGTTTATCAATGAAGAGCTGCTCGGCGAGGCGTTGGCGCCGGTGCGCGATCGGGTGGTGATCGCCACCAAGTTCGGTTTTGAGCTGCCGCAGCCGGATGGCAAGCAGGTGCTGAACAGCCGCCCCGAACATATCCGCCAGGCGGTGGAGGGCTCGTTGCGGCGCCTGCGGGTGGAAAGTATCGATCTGTTGTATCAGCACCGGGTCGATCCTGCCGTGCCGATTGAAGAGGTGGCCGGTACGGTGAAGCAGCTGATTCAGGAAGGCAAGGTGAAACATTTCGGCCTGTCGGAGGCCGGGGCGCAGACCCTGCGCCGCGCTCATGCGGTGCAGCCGGTAACGGCGCTGCAAAGCGAATATTCGCTATGGTGGCGTGAGCCGGAGCGGGAGATTTTGCCGACGTTGGCGGAGCTGGGCATCGGTTTCGTGCCTTTCAGCCCGCTGGGTAAAGGCTTCCTGACCGGCGCCATCAACGAAAACACCGCCTTCGACAGCTCGGATTTCCGCAACCAGGTGCCGCGTTTCAGCGCCGAAGCGCGCAGGGCCAATCAGGCGCTGGTGGCGGTGTTGGGGCAGATAGCGGAGCAAAAGGGCGTTACGCCGGCGCAGATCTCCCTGGCCTGGCTGCTGGCGCAGCAGCCGTGGATCGTGCCGATCCCGGGCACCACCAAGCGCCATCGGCTGGAGGAGAACCTCGGCGCGGCGGAGATCGCCCTGACGGCGGGGGAACTGGCCGATATCGGGGTGGCGTTGGCCGCCATCGAGGTGCAGGGCGATCGTTACCCGGCGCATCTGCAGCAGAACGTCGGGCGTTAA